The Pochonia chlamydosporia 170 chromosome 1, whole genome shotgun sequence genome window below encodes:
- a CDS encoding het domain-containing protein (similar to Colletotrichum gloeosporioides Nara gc5 XP_007272678.1), with translation MDLLLTCELSAVRSLPWSLMRHSQPQDSQATPRQLMYQGRRLARHHFLTCILQISNAQVKTIPCLTRTPTRWAAHKTIQLLRNVCVRHEQEYHDNMYKYKELPSGNGFGSSKPLTRILHLEPGQQDDPFHARLEVANAEKAAPYEALSYCWGNEEPNSHVFVDGAALPIRPNLGAAIRALRYPDKVRRMWIDALCIDQSNMAERSRQVRYMRLIYKYCSRVIVWLGPAVSGVEEAFKAAKQIVESEALIKQVSSAAVESNHGRKPVDASNQIQADILYNIQQSLPKSSLQNLCDIFDREYFRRLWVLQEVVAGPRPTAKCGELEMPFLDLASCGAFISYYRHERSTVSRPNAFVWKILVSDRDRAHSKAGSHVEGSIGSLVTLLENLRGFKTSDERDRIYSLLGISDEGLQPMKTLTHSIPGQYLPLLHKQTTTVQNYINTHNALRDFTTPTELRPDYAKDTAKVYTDVTRHLIKKPPGSLIILGHVHHHRDPTPGGFPSWVPNWFEPEIYQSFNTVRYYEAGRWHLRNVPLWRIRPVIWSEAVAHPQRLSLEGFPLGKVQLVTDKIALSDFQRGSPEAVNEITRLWSQLFPFPMVPRPAPAYRSGEPLDEAFCLALSAGRLGVLIHHVAGGPGAGGSMGLLPQPPLLKRQVGEQITRRGIRGFLAILASHRGQPPPAPHPLNGWSLEDIDAWYTGAICFATNRRAFVTDTGYLGIGPNIMRPGDEVAVLYRGTTPYVLRRQPDHHLYIGDCYVQDDGIMSGDVASKALEGVGPSLGMYELR, from the exons ATGGATCTTCTACTTACTTGTGAGTTGAGCGCGGTTAGATCGCTGCCCTGGTCGCTAATGCGTCATTCTCAGCCTCAAGATTCTCAAGCTACGCCTCGCCAATTGATGTATCAAGGGAGGCGTTTAGCAAGACACCACTTTCTGACTTGCATATTGCAGATCAGCAATGCACAAGTTAAAACCATCCCCTGTTTGACTAGAACGCCAACCAGATGGG CCGCGCACAAAACAATCCAACTCTTGCGCAATGTCTGCGTCCGTCACGAGCAGGAATACCATGACAACATGTATAAATACAAAGAGCTGCCATCCGGTAATGGTTTCGGCTCCTCCAAGCCACTAACCCGGATTCTACACCTGGAGCCCGGACAACAAGACGACCCGTTCCACGCTCGCCTTGAAGTTGCAAACGCAGAAAAGGCGGCACCATACGAAGCTCTGTCCTACTGCTGGGGGAATGAAGAGCCCAATTCCCATGTCTTTGTCGATGGCGCTGCTTTGCCAATCAGGCCGAATCTCGGGGCTGCAATTAGAGCCCTGCGTTACCCTGATAAagtgaggaggatgtggatTGATGCCCTTTGCATTGATCAGTCGAATATGGCGGAGAGATCGCGACAGGTGCGCTACATGCGTCTCATATACAAATACTGCAGCAGGGTTATTGTATGGCTAGGGCCAGCGGTGTCTGGAGTAGAAGAAGCGTTTAAGGCTGCGAAACAAATTGTCGAATCTGAGGCATTAATAAAGCAGGTCTCATCCGCTGCAGTTGAATCAAATCACGGAAGAAAGCCAGTTGATGCAAGCAATCAAATTCAAGCGGATATTCTCTACAACATCCAACAAAGTCTACCAAAGTCATCGCTTCAAAACTTGTGCGACATCTTTGACCGCGAGTATTTCAGACGGCTCTGGGTACTTCAAGAAGTCGTTGCTGGGCCTCGTCCGACCGCAAAATGCGGCGAGTTGGAAATGCCTTTCCTCGACTTGGCTAGCTGCGGCGCGTTTATATCCTACTACAGGCATGAAAGGAGCACAGTATCGAGACCAAATGCATTTGTGTGGAAGATTCTCGTGTCAGATCGGGATAGGGCGCATTCGAAAGCGGGAAGCCATGTCGAAGGCTCAATAGGTTCGCTGGTCACTTTACTTGAGAACTTGCGCGGGTTCAAGACATCTGATGAGCGGGATAGGATATACAGTCTTTTGGGGATATCTGATGAGGGCTTGCAGCCGATGAAGACGCTCACGCATAGTATCCCAGGTCAATATCTTCCTCTGCTGCACAAGCAGACTACCACGGTGCAGAATTACATCAATACTCATAATGCGCTACGCGATTTTACTACTCCCACTGAACTTAGGCCGGACTACGCCAAGGATACCGCAAAGGTGTATACAGATGTTACTCGGCATCTCATTAAGAAGCCGCCTGGTTCTCTTATCATTTTgggccatgtccatcatcacAGGGATCCTACACCAGGCGGATTCCCGTCGTGGGTACCTAACTGGTTTGAACCGGAAATATATCAATCATTCAACACTGTCAGATACTACGAAGCAGGGAGATGGCATTTACGCAATGTACCGCTATGGCGTATCCGCCCCGTCATCTGGTCAGAAGCGGTAGCCCATCCCCAGCGCTTAAGCCTAGAGGGCTTCCCACTGGGAAAAGTACAACTCGTAACTGATAAAATAGCATTATCAGACTTTCAACGCGGCTCGCCAGAAGCTGTGAACGAAATCACACGCCTCTGGTCGCAGTTGTTTCCGTTCCCCATGGTTCCAcgaccagcaccagcataCCGATCTGGAGAACCGCTCGACGAGGCATTTTGCTTAGCCCTCTCAGCAGGTAGGCTTGGAGTCCTAATTCACCATGTGGCAGGTGGTCCAGGTGCAGGCGGGAGCATGGGATTACTACCTCAGCCGCCACTCCTGAAGAGACAAGTCGGAGAGCAGATAACCAGACGAGGGATTCGGGGGTTTCTGGCTATTTTGGCTTCCCACAGGGGACAGCCGCCCCCAGCGCCTCATCCGCTTAATGGTTGGTCTTTGGAGGATATTGATGCTTGGTATACGGGTGCTATTTGCTTTGCTACGAATCGGAGGGCGTTTGTTACGGATACGGGGTATCTTGGTATTGGGCCGAATATCATGCGGCCGGGGGATGAGGTGGCGGTATTGTATCGCGGGACTACGCCGTATGTATTGCGTCGACAGCCTGATCATCATTTGTATATTGGGGATTGTTATGTCCAGGATGATGGTATTATGTCTGGGGATGTGGCTTCGAAGGCGTTGGAGGGAGTTGGTCCGTCTTTGGGGATGTATGAGCTGAGATAG
- a CDS encoding polyketide synthase (similar to Neosartorya fischeri NRRL 181 XP_001258284.1): MKKKDETVPPVAIVGIGLRLPAGISTPDDFWKLLIEKRDGRCRVPETRYNVDAFYNGGKQGRQLVASDHGYFLEDVDLKRFDAGFFSMSRSEAESADPQQKLLLEVVWECMERAGQTNWRGKNIGCYVGVFGEDWHDNVSADSYASPFARINGSGDFVLSNRLSYEYDLQGPSMTIRTACSSSLVCLHEACQALYARECSGAIVAGTSLIMSPSMTMAMSQQGALALDGRCKTFDAAADGYARGEAVNAIYLKLLDDAMRDGDPIRAIIRSTATNSDGKTAGMSVPSATSQERMIRRAYEKAGITDLSQTPYFECHGTGTKTGDRIETTAIANTFGEKPLYIGSVKPNLGHAEGASGLNSLIKAVLALENNIIPPNINFNDPNPEVPFARGKLLVPTDAIPWPTDRSARVSINSFGIGGSNAHVVIDSVASFTISPVQHGIANGTNGVHEIASLSPYGKLVPNGLSNGLQNGLQNGTANGCHPDQINAYTNNYVKNRLFLLPLSANNSGSLEKSRHNINKYLQLHPTSLENAAYTLGMRRDHLQHRTFSIVEESQVTATSELSRKICPGLVDTVFVFTGQGAQWSHMARELILEVSSFREDIRALDCSLQNLEDPPLWRIEGEDDLVNLSEYAQTLCTAIQVALVNLLRKSGVKPSAIIGHSSGEIAGAYASGAMTATEAIIISYYRGITAKQISRRGAMAAVGLSHEAAALVVTGDVTVACINSPRSVTISGDVQAVENTLEAIDTQDPTIFRRKLKVNTAYHSEHMKEVSEMYERLLSPHLNPGTCSVPFYSSVTGSRKIQTAVLDKTYWRRNLESPVLFYQATKALLKDFDKSQLIFVEIGPHSALQGPLNQIFQEHSDNAPIYVPTLTRGINCMESFLRSIGQLYTCGQEINFSFINPPGNILTDLPTYAWDHSVEFWNESRLSSGFRSMKHQHHELLGAICTGINDTEPIWRNILDIIDVPWLKDHKVLNDIVFPCAGYIAMIGEAIRQVTGSEAYTIKNLFIQSALVLQETGSVELHTSMKLRRLTDTANSSWYEFSISSFNGTSWTQHCTALGRDAKNVSTYNKSFHALPRCLSKGYWYDRLRHWGLQYGPTFQRMENITVDVEETVARATIRDQQMVDGPCYPVHPITIDLCLQLYPAAMTNGLARRLTTLIVPSSIGVIHIFPSMGRELNVETRAYVTSAGSRRGSSVAVAENQEAILIMEDGRMATLDTGANRTSSGHTSASQLLWRPDIDFIDVSSLMHSTKKPRDAWMIMEMACALHLLRTSDALKTIETDSRTTPSYLVKYSSWLCKERARMAAGDWDVLCPEAKGFTSLDSEAREALCISVSQEMEGWKDENVCKLTKTLTSLSDSAHVQDVFLGMTNPLEVLTRDGGLTAMYNMIRGRVTGEEFLSLCAHANPTLRILEVGAGTGATTQDVLDSLKSDDGRPMYSHYCFTDISPGFFSAAKERFAGYSNMQYKVLDISKDPKEQGFETGYYDLVVASNVLHATPSLNDTLLNVKALLRPGGRLFLQELIEPMGWHFNNFIMGFLPGWWLGEDDDRLDGPFVSVERWGQELQRAGFSGIDAAVLDDESPYHINANIVATTVKSQTRSGNVTLLYKDTKVKYACDLADRLEASGFRIHWKQLCDQHILPEQDVISTIELEGPFLHAIKDADYSDLMEYIPKLRSGLLWLTRTAQIECINPEYGLTIGLARTIRSELSLDFTTVELQTLDDEAVSSVVNIFHKFQCRSERESFSFEPEFAVHNGVVHIGRYYPISPEEARAKSLEDGPTRLTVNQVGLIDSLEWVQYEQDRVQEDEVELEVHCVGLNFRDVLVSMGMVEEKHNRIGNEAAGIITRVGSAVRHVTKGDRVIVMDSGCLATRTVTLGYNVFPMPPELSFEDAATFPAVFGTVIHTIINVGRLEKGESILIHSACGGVGLAAIQICRMIQAEIYVTVGTEEKKKFLVEHHHIPSERIFYSRDESFLKDVMDATTGQGVDMVLNSLAGELLHASWQCVAKFGRMMEIGKRDVVGRGKLAMDQFEQNRAFHGIELRELRLHRPQKVQELMNQCMDYYKQGFIKSIRPVKVFPAESVKEAFHYMQKGKHIGKILIRMPKEAKQLSTSASQTVIKFSPTATYLIVGGMRGLGRAIATWMAEHGARSFVFLSRSAGQQADDQAFLGELAAQGCSAIASAGNVVELDDVKRAIERAPSRIAGVFQLSMVLKDLAVENITHEDWQYVQNPKVKGTWNLHKALSDCDLGFFILFSSQSAVYGQPGQAHYASANTFLASFAQYRHGLGLPCSVIDVGAVEGVGYVSQNAAILKQFREFGVRFLQEQDLLDAITLSISQSPPEAETKRSALYRPIGHITTGMASETSVRDRCPWRNDIRLAFLRQLGSTEDTIAACNDAALRALLDSASVDFEILREPESLSIVTAAIARALCGFTLYPEEDLDVTAPLSAMGIDSLVSIEIRNWWRRAFGIDITVLEIANGGSVHKLGVMALTGLQEKYSPKTEEHTSETTQGQTLKVKGDLNREFRNYMDSPWDLDNFIAQPVTRLPNQATVLLTGGSGYLGTEILRQLVRNETIKSIVVLVRAESEPHGLQRIKEASLLAQRWTAGDEQKLEVWTGDISKPDLGLQAKQLARIRGLSTSRSNIDAIIHNGAAVSFNADFAALKASNVDSTIQLLKLAATSPASPKFVYVSGGMKFDTRQKFVDIADDLTNYFGYSQTKVMSERIIHELAMKLPLTQNRLSAVKPGLIIGSADTGISNVDDALWNVVASAAAMGIFPEEPETSWIHVSSVDAISARIVQQLFSPDILPLDDIVDGMPLCRFWGIVAEELGVKFVSMPWEDWMKRATVEMDTVGKKHPLWPVQHMFVNRPPVMTGPGNMFDQKPIELALRRSIQYLLRVGLLKQSKQAGQLTEKTIGRTKFM; the protein is encoded by the exons atgaagaagaaggatgaaaCTGTGCCGCCTGTTGCCATCGTGGGCATTGGTTTACGGCTTCCTGCTGGTATATCCACGCCCGACGACTTCTGGAAGCTCCTCATTGAAAAGAGAGATGGCAGGTGCCGTGTTCCAGAGACGCGGTATAATGTGGACGCTTTCTATAATGGCGGAAAACAGGGCCGTCAGCTTGTTGCGTCTGACCACGGCTACTTCCTGGAAGATGTAGACCTCAAACGCTTTGATGCCGGTTTCTTCTCAATGAGTAGGTCCGAGGCAGAAAGCGCAGATCCACAACAAAAACTACTGTTGGAGGTTGTGTGGGAGTGCATGGAAAGGGCGGGACAAACGAATTGGAGAGGAAAAAATATTGGATGCTACGttggtgtctttggtgaAGATTGGCATGACAATGTGTCGGCGGATTCCTATGCTTCGCCGTTTGCTCGAATAAATGGGTCTGGAGATTTTGTACTATCGAATCGCCTCTCGTATGAATATGATCTCCAGGGTCCAAG CATGACAATACGGACTGCAtgttcttcatcattggTATGCCTCCATGAAGCTTGTCAGGCTCTCTATGCCCGCGAATGCTCGGGGGCCATTGTAGCGGGCACGAGTCTTATAATGAGTCCATCTATGACCATGGCGATGAGCCAACAAGGGGCATTGGCTCTTGACGGACGCTGcaagacatttgatgctgcGGCGGATGGATATGCCAGAGGAGAAGCTGTGAATGCCATTTATTTAAAACTTCTTGATGATGCTATGAGAGACGGGGATCCCATTCGAGCTATTATCCGGTCTACTGCGACTAATTCTGACGGCAAGACGGCCGGCATGAGCGTTCCTAGTGCGACAAGCCAGGAACGTATGATCCGCAGGGCGTACGAAAAGGCCGGAATCACAGACCTTTCCCAGACGCCATACTTTGAATGCCATGGAACGGGTACAAAAACTGGGGACCGCATTGAAACAACAGCTATTGCGAATACATTTGGCGAGAAGCCGCTATATATAGGATCA GTGAAACCAAATCTCGGACATGCTGAAGGAGCATCAGGCTTGAATAGTCTCATAAAAGCTGTTCTAGCATTGGAAAACAACATCATCCCGCCTAACATCAACTTTAACGACCCGAATCCAGAAG TTCCATTTGCAAGAGGGAAGTTACTCGTACCGACGGACGCAATACCCTGGCCAACAGACAGATCTGCTCGAGTCAGCATCAATTCTTTTGGGATAGGTGGAAGCAATGCGCAT GTAGTCATTGACTCTGTGGCGTCATTTACCATATCACCAGTTCAACATGGCATAGCTAATGGAACGAATGGTGTTCATGAAATAGCCTCTCTGTCGCCTTACGGTAAATTAGTTCCTAATGGACTTTCCAATGGGTTGCAAAATGGGTTGCAAAATGGCACAGCGAATGGTTGTCATCCGGACCAGATCAACGCTTATACAAACAACTATGTTAAGAACAGGctatttcttcttcccctttcTGCCAACAACTCTGGATCGCTCGAAAAGTCAAGACACAATATCAACAAGTACCTGCAACTCCATCCCACATCTCTGGAAAATGCTGCATACACTCTTGGCATGCGAAGAGATCACTTGCAACACAGAACGTTCTCCATTGTTGAGGAGTCTCAAGTCACTGCCACTAGCGAATTGTCTCGGAAGATTTGTCCAGGGCTGGTTGACACGGTATTCGTATTTACTGGACAGGGAGCCCAATGGAGCCACATGGCACGAGAACTTATTTTAGAAGTCTCATCCTTCCGAGAAGACATCCGTGCATTGGATTGTAGTTTGCAAAATCTGGAGGACCCTCCCTTGTGGAGAATTGAAG GAGAAGACGACCTAGTAAACCTGTCCGAGTATGCTCAAACGCTATGTACAGCAATTCAAGTAGCATTAGTCAATCTTCTCAGGAAGAGTGGAGTGAAGCCATCTGCAATCATCGGTCATTCGAGTGGAGAGATTGCCGGTGCTTACGCCTCAGGGGCAATGACAGCGACCGAAGCAATCATCATAAGCTACTACCGTGGCATCACAGCAAAGCAGATAAGCCGAAGAGGTGCAATGGCTGCAGTTGGTCTAAGTCACGAAGCAGCCGCTCTTGTTGTGACTGGAGATGTGACTGTGGCTTGCATCAACAGCCCTAGGAGCGTCACGATATCTGGGGATGTACAAGCTGTTGAGAATACGTTAGAAGCAATTGACACTCAAGATCCCACGATATTTAGACGCAAGTTGAAAGTCAACACGGCGTACCACTCTG AGCATATGAAGGAGGTCTCTGAAATGTACGAAAGGCTATTGAGTCCACACTTGAACCCGGGAACCTGCAGTGTCCCATTCTACTCTAGCGTCACTGGCTCTCGCAAGATTCAAACGGCTGTGTTGGACAAGACTTATTGGAGGAGAAATCTTGAGTCGCCAGTGCTTTTCTATCAGGCTACCAAGGCATTATTGAAGGATTTCGACAAGAGTCAGCTTATATTCGTGGAAATTGGACCACATTCTGCGTTACAGGGTCCTCTCAATCAAATATTCCAAGAACATTCTGATAACGCACCAATCTACGTTCCAACGTTGACGCGAGGCATCAATTGCATGGAGTCCTTCCTTCGATCCATTGGCCAGCTCTACACATGTGGACAGGAAATCAATTTCTCATTCATCAATCCGCCCGGCAACATACTGACAGACCTTCCAACATATGCTTGGGATCATTCCGTCGAGTTTTGGAACGAAAGTCGACTTTCAAGTGGCTTCAGGTCAATgaaacaccagcaccatgaGCTCCTAGGAGCCATTTGCACAGGGATCAATGACACTGAGCCAATTTGGAGAAACATCTTAGATATAATCGACGTCCCTTGGCTCAAAGACCACAAGGTCCTAAACGACATTGTGTTTCCATGTGCGGGATATATTGCCATGATTGGTGAAGCCATTCGGCAAGTAACTGGTTCGGAAGCCTACACTATAAAGAATCTCTTCATTCAATCTGCACTAGTATTGCAAGAGACGGGATCTGTTGAACTTCATACCTCTATGAAGCTACGGAGGCTGACAGACACTGCCAACTCCTCATGGTATGAGTTTTCTATATCGTCATTTAACGGTACATCGTGGACTCAGCACTGCACTGCTCTCGGACGCGATGCCAAAAACGTTTCAACATACAACAAAAGTTTTCACGCACTCCCGCGGTGCTTGTCGAAAGGTTACTGGTATGATCGGTTACGTCATTGGGGTCTTCAATACGGTCCAACATTTCAAAGGATGGAAAACATTACcgttgatgtcgaggagaCAGTTGCAAGAGCGACTATACGTGATCAACAGATGGTAGATGGACCTTGTTATCCCGTTCATCCCATTACGATCGATCTTTGTTTACAGCTATACCCTGCTGCTATGACGAATGGACTAGCTCGCCGGCTAACAACGCTGATAGTTCCCTCGTCAATTGGGGTTATTCATATTTTTCCTTCCATGGGACGAGAATTGAATGTGGAAACCAGAGCATATGTCACTAGTGCTGGATCCAGACGTGGAAGCTCTGTTGCAGTGGCGGAAAATCAAGAAGCTATTTTGATCATGGAAGATGGTAGAATGGCAACTCTCGATACTGGGGCCAATCGAACATCATCGGGTCATACGTCGGCATCCCAATTACTATGGCGCCCAGACATAGATTTCATTGACGTGAGTAGTCTGATGCACTCCACCAAGAAGCCACGGGATGCATGGATGATCATGGAAATGGCTTGCGCGCTGCACTTACTTCGAACATCGGATGCCTTGAAGACTATAGAAACGGATTCAAGGACAACCCCAAGCTATCTGGTCAAATACTCATCTTGGCTATGTAAAGAGCGAGCGAGAATGGCTGCAGGCGACTGGGATGTGCTATGTCCAGAGGCAAAAGGTTTCACGTCTCTGGATTCTGAAGCTAGAGAGGCGCTTTGCATTTCGGTTTCTCAGGAGATGGAGGGCTGGAAAGACGAAAATGTTTGCAAATTAACCAAAACACTTACAAGTCTCTCGGATAGCGCCCATGTTCAAGATGTATTTCTCGGAATGACAAATCCGCTTGAAGTACTTACAAGAGACGGCGGTCTAACAGCCATGTACAACATGATCCGTGGTAGAGTCACCGGCGAAGAGTTTCTATCTCTGTGCGCACATGCGAATCCAACTCTCAGGATCTTGGAAGTAGGAGCTGGAACTGGTGCTACTACTCAAGATGTTCTAGATTCATTGAAGTCGGATGATGGCCGTCCGATGTATTCCCATTATTGCTTCACAGATATCTCACCGGGGTTTTTCTCGGCGGCAAAGGAACGATTTGCAGGGTACTCTAACATGCAATACAAGGTCTTGGATATCTCCAAAGACCCAAAGGAGCAGGGCTTTGAAACAGGATATTATGACTTGGTGGTCGCATCTAATGTTCTACATGCAACTCCATCGCTGAATGATACGCTGTTGAACGTGAAGGCTCTGCTTCGTCCAGGGGGTCGGTTATTCCTCCAGGAGCTCATTGAACCTATGGGATGGcacttcaacaacttcatCATGGGCTTTCTGCCCGGCTGGTGGCtcggtgaagatgatgatcGACTGGATGGACCGTTTGTATCCGTCGAGCGATGGGGACAAGAACTGCAGAGGGCAGGTTTCTCCGGGATTGATGCAGCAGTATTAGATGACGAATCTCCCTACCATATAAATGCTAACATTGTAGCGACGACGGTCAAGTCACAGACTAGATCAGGCAATGTTACTCTGCTGTACAAGGACACCAAGGTTAAGTATGCTTGTGACCTTGCTGATCGTCTGGAAGCAAGCGGCTTCAGGATCCATTGGAAGCAGTTATGTGATCAGCATATCCTGCCAGAACAGGATGTTATCTCGACAATTGAATTAGAGGGGCCCTTTCTACATGCAATCAAAGATGCGGATTACTCTGACCTCATGGAATATATTCCAAAGCTCAGAAGCGGGTTGTTGTGGCTGACTCGAACAGCACAGATTGAATGCATAAATCCTGAGTATGGGCTCACAATTGGACTTGCTCGCACAATCAGATCTGAACTGTCTCTCGATTTTACGACGGTAGAACTACAAAcgcttgatgatgaagctgttaGTTCGGTTGTCAACATATTTCACAAGTTCCAGTGTCGATCCGAAAGGGAGAGCTTCTCATTCGAGCCAGAATTCGCCGTTCACAACGGTGTAGTCCATATTGGGCGCTACTATCCCATATCGCCGGAAGAAGCGCGAGCTAAAAGCTTGGAAGATGGCCCAACCCGTCTAACTGTTAACCAGGTTGGCCTGATCGATTCCTTGGAATGGGTTCAGTACGAACAAGACCGTgtgcaagaagatgaagtaGAGCTGGAAGTTCACTGCGTGGGCTTAAACTTCAGG GATGTCCTTGTATCCATGGGAATGGTGGAAGAAAAGCATAACAGAATAGGCAACGAGGCAGCCGGTATCATTACTCGGGTAGGGTCAGCGGTTCGTCATGTGACAAAGGGTGACAGAGTTATCGTCATGGACAGCGGTTGTCTTGCAACCAGAACGGTCACTCTTGGATATAATGTCTTCCCAATGCCGCCTGAGCTAAGTTTCGAGGATGCGGCCACGTTTCCCGCTGTCTTTGGTACTGTCATACACACGatcatcaatgttggtcGACTGGAGAAAGGAGAG TCAATCCTGATTCATTCGGCttgcggtggtgttggtctAGCGGCGATCCAAATCTGTCGGATGATTCAAGCAGAG ATATACGTGACAGTTGGGActgaggagaagaagaagtttTTGGTCGAGCATCACCATATCCCTAGCGAAAGGATATTCTACTCACGAGATGAGTCGTTTCTCAAGGATGTCATGGATGCCACCACTGGTCAGGGTGTTGACATGGTACTCAACTCTCTCGCCGGAGAGCTATTGCACGCTTCGTGGCAATGTgttgccaagtttggcagAATGATGGAAATTGGGAAGCGTGATGTCGTTGGGCGAGGAAAGTTGGCCATGGACCAATTCGAGCAGAATAGGGCATTCCATGGCATTGAACTGAGAGAGCTGAGACTACACCGGCCCCAGAAAGTACAAGA GCTCATGAATCAATGCATGGACTATTACAAACAGGGTTTCATCAAATCCATACGACCTGTCAAAGTATTTCCCGCCGAAAGCGTAAAGGAAGCTTTTCACTATATGCAAAAAGGAAAGCATATCGGTAAAATACTAATCAGGATGCCTAAAGAGGCCAAACAACTCTCTACATCAGCATCTCAGACGGTCATCAAGTTTTCCCCCACAGCCACATATCTCATTGTTGGTGGCATGCGTGGTCTTGGAAGGGCGATTGCGACTTGGATGGCCGAACACGGTGCTCGAAGTTTTGTGTTTCTCTCGCGATCAGCTGGTCAGCAGGCGGATGATCAGGCATTCCTGGGAGAGCTCGCTGCCCAAGGGTGCTCTGCTATCGCATCGGCAGGCAATGTAGTCGAACTCGATGATGTGAAGAGAGCCATAGAACGTGCGCCGTCAAGGATCGCCGGTGTATTCCAACTATCCATGGTTCTGAAG GACCTTGCGGTAGAGAACATCACCCACGAAGACTGGCAGTACGTGCAAAACCCAAAGGTTAAAGGAACATGGAACCTTCATAAAGCCTTGTCAGACTGCGACTTGGGCTTTTTCATCTTGTTTAGCTCCCAGTCAGCTGTTTATGGCCAACCCGGCCAGGCACATTATGCTTCAGCAAACACCTTCCTCGCCTCGTTTGCTCAATACCGGCATGGGCTAGGGTTGCCATGCTCAGtaattgatgttggtgcagTCGAAGGTGTCGGATATGTCAGTCAAAATGCGGCAATCCTCAAACAGTTTCGGGAGTTTGGCGTACGATTCTTGCAGGAGCAAGACCTGCTCGACGCCATAACACTTAGCATATCCCAATCACCTCCGGAGGCAGAGACCAAACGTAGCGCTTTGTATAGACCAATCGGACATATAACTACGGGTATGGCATCCGAAACGAGCGTTCGAGATCGCTGTCCATGGAGGAACGACATTCGACTAGCATTTCTACGCCAGTTGGGTTCTACAGAGGATACAATTGCAGCATGTAATGATGCAGCTCTACGGGCACTACTGGACTCAGCGTCTGTCGATTTTGAGATTCTGCGAGAACCAGAAAGCTTGTCGATTGTCACAGCGGCGATTGCTCGCGCTCTCTGTGGGTTTACATTGTATCCAGAAGAAGACCTTGATGTGACGGCTCCATTGAGCGCTATGGGTATCGATTCTTTGGTCAGTATCGAGATTCGAAACTGGTGGCGACGAGCATTTGGCATCGACATTACTGTTTTAGAAATCGCCAACGGTGGTTCAGTCCACAAACTTGGCGTAATGGCACTCACAGGACTCCAAGAAAAGTATTCCCCGAAAACAGAGGAGCACACCAGCGAAACAACGCAGGGTCAAACACTGAAAGTCAAAGGCGATCTCAATAGAGAATTTCGGAACTACATGGACTCGCCATGGGATCTTGACAACTTCATCGCGCAGCCAGTCACAAGACTTCCCAACCAAGCAACTGTCCTTCTCACCGGTGGAAGTGGCTATCTCGGGACAGAAATCCTCAGACAGTTGGTTAGAAACGAGACAATCAAGTCTATCGTCGTACTTGTCAGAGCAGAATCAGAACCCCACGGATTACAACGCATCAAAGAGGCATCACTGCTTGCACAGCGATGGACAGCAGGGGATGAGCAAAAACTCGAAGTCTGGACAGGTGATATcagcaaaccagacttggGACTTCAAGCAAAGCAACTGGCTCGAATTCGAGGACTCTCAACCAGCCGCTCAAATATAGATGCAATTATTCACAACGGCGCAGCAGTCAGTTTCAATGCCGACTTTGCAGCGCTGAAAGCTTCAAACGTCGATTCGACCATCCAGCTGCTCAAACTGGCAGCAACGTCACCCGCCTCACCAAAATTCGTATACGTCTCTGGTGGTATGAAATTCGACACTCGCCAGAAATTTGTCGACATTGCCGATGATCTGACCAACTACTTTGGCTATTCCCAGACAAAAGTCATGTCCGAAAGGATCATACACGAACTCGCAATGAAGCTTCCACTCACGCAGAATAGGCTCTCTGCCGTGAAACCAGGCCTCATTATCGGTTCTGCAGACACTGGGATTTCGAATGTAGATGACGCGCTGTGGAATGTGGTAGCCtccgcagcagcaatggGCATCTTCCCAGAGGAACCGGAAACGAGCTGGATACACGTGAGTAGCGTGGATGCCATTTCTGCGAGGATCGTTCAGCAGCTGTTCTCTCCTGATATTCTTCCTTTGGATGACATTGTTGATGGGATGCCGTTGTGCAGGTTTTGGGGGATTGTGGCAGAGGAGTTGGGCGTGAAATTTGTGTCAATGCCGTGGGAGGATTGGATGAAGAGGGCTACCGTGGAAATGGACACGGTTGGGAAGAAACATCCTCTTTGGCCGGTTCAGCATATGTTTGTGAATAGACCGCCGGTGATGACGGGCCCGGGTAATATGTTCGACCAAAAGCCTATAGAATTGGCTTTGAGGAGAAGTATTCAATACTTGCTGCGGGTTGGTCTTCTCAAACAAAGTAAGCAAGCAGGACAACTCACCGAGAAGACCATCGGAAGGACCAAATTTATGTAG